From a region of the Williamsia phyllosphaerae genome:
- a CDS encoding signal peptidase I, giving the protein MTAGRHAAPASTPDVPADTARRTGPLWWVFQIVTWLLLLFLVGILLAAIVVPKIGGAQPYTVLTSSMKQKYPPGTLIVVRKVDASTLSIGDVVTYQIRSGEPGVITHRVVGFTFDQQGNRLLTTQGDAVPVPDERPVQAEQVRGKLWYSIPYLGYVNNWITGSTRLIVVYVIAGGLILYAVLQFAGSVRDRRAAKRTP; this is encoded by the coding sequence ATGACCGCAGGACGCCACGCAGCGCCGGCATCGACGCCCGACGTGCCCGCGGACACCGCTCGGCGCACGGGTCCGCTGTGGTGGGTGTTCCAGATCGTCACGTGGCTGCTTCTGCTGTTCCTGGTGGGCATCCTGCTCGCAGCCATCGTCGTGCCAAAAATCGGCGGCGCCCAGCCCTATACGGTTCTCACCTCGTCGATGAAGCAGAAGTACCCGCCGGGCACGCTGATCGTCGTGCGCAAGGTCGACGCCTCGACGCTGTCGATCGGCGACGTCGTCACCTATCAGATCCGATCGGGTGAACCCGGAGTCATCACCCACCGCGTCGTCGGCTTCACCTTCGACCAGCAGGGCAACCGACTGCTCACCACGCAGGGCGACGCCGTCCCCGTCCCCGACGAACGACCTGTCCAAGCGGAACAGGTGCGGGGCAAGCTCTGGTACTCGATCCCGTACCTGGGTTACGTCAACAACTGGATCACCGGTTCGACCCGACTGATCGTCGTCTACGTGATCGCCGGTGGACTGATCCTGTACGCCGTCCTGCAGTTCGCGGGCTCGGTCCGCGACCGTCGCGCCGCGAAACGCACACCGTGA
- a CDS encoding alternate-type signal peptide domain-containing protein, with protein MNRNAKGAIAAGAAVVVLLGGAGSYALWSDSATNTPGNVTTGELKLTASGTPAWKDVSADGIVGGTVVNPLTDFLVPRDTWEYTTTYNASATGKNMKAQVTVNTGTAGALPTGVTVTPVATVDGAAATSGSIVTITPNAPHVVVVKVTVAFADVTGQTSQNAAVNVSNMSVNLNQVRP; from the coding sequence ATGAACCGTAATGCCAAGGGCGCGATTGCCGCCGGAGCCGCTGTTGTCGTACTGCTCGGAGGTGCGGGTTCCTACGCACTGTGGAGCGACTCCGCCACGAACACTCCCGGCAACGTCACCACCGGTGAGCTGAAGCTGACCGCTTCGGGCACCCCGGCCTGGAAGGACGTCTCCGCCGACGGCATCGTGGGCGGCACCGTGGTCAACCCGCTGACCGACTTCCTCGTCCCCCGTGACACCTGGGAGTACACCACGACGTACAACGCGTCGGCGACCGGTAAGAACATGAAGGCCCAGGTCACCGTCAACACCGGCACCGCGGGTGCGCTGCCCACCGGCGTGACCGTGACCCCGGTCGCCACAGTCGACGGCGCCGCGGCCACCAGCGGCAGCATCGTCACCATCACCCCGAACGCACCGCACGTCGTGGTCGTCAAGGTCACCGTCGCGTTCGCCGACGTCACCGGCCAGACCAGCCAGAACGCCGCGGTCAACGTGTCGAACATGTCGGTGAACCTGAACCAGGTTCGTCCCTGA
- a CDS encoding NAD-dependent epimerase/dehydratase family protein, which produces MGLTVAVTGPTGEIGISAVTALEADSKVDRIIGMARRPFDPSEHGWTKTEYRQGDILDREAVDALVADADVVIHLAFIVIGSRDEAARINLAGTKTVFQATVDAKRPTRMVYTSSVVAYGYHSDNPLPLTEDTPIRGSQEHYYSAQKADCEDAIAEIVDGTDLELYMLRPCIVAGPKAPALADAMPWRALPGVAQSVIGAVPILKMPMPDHGVPVQLVHHDDVAQAIALCATTDAPAGAYNIAGEGTVSLSEIGEALGARPVPFPKIGVKVAAEAVKRLPFMPSAAEWIHIGRTSVVMDTTKAHDVLGWRPQFSAQDTLGALAYSLE; this is translated from the coding sequence ATGGGATTGACGGTGGCGGTGACAGGTCCGACAGGTGAGATCGGTATCTCGGCGGTGACGGCCTTGGAGGCCGACTCGAAGGTCGACAGGATCATCGGGATGGCCCGACGACCGTTTGACCCGAGCGAGCACGGCTGGACCAAGACGGAGTATCGGCAGGGCGACATCCTCGACCGTGAGGCCGTCGACGCGCTGGTCGCCGACGCCGACGTCGTCATCCATCTGGCGTTCATCGTGATCGGTTCGCGCGACGAGGCGGCGCGGATCAACCTGGCCGGGACGAAGACGGTGTTCCAGGCGACCGTCGACGCGAAGCGGCCGACGCGGATGGTCTACACCTCATCGGTCGTCGCGTACGGCTATCACTCCGACAACCCGTTGCCGCTCACCGAGGACACCCCGATCCGCGGCAGCCAGGAGCACTACTACTCCGCGCAGAAGGCAGACTGCGAGGACGCGATCGCCGAGATCGTCGACGGCACCGACCTCGAGCTGTACATGCTGCGCCCCTGCATCGTCGCCGGACCCAAGGCGCCCGCCCTGGCCGACGCGATGCCGTGGCGCGCGTTGCCCGGGGTGGCGCAGTCGGTGATCGGCGCAGTGCCGATCCTGAAGATGCCGATGCCCGACCACGGTGTGCCCGTGCAGCTGGTGCACCACGACGACGTCGCGCAGGCGATCGCCCTGTGCGCGACCACGGACGCGCCCGCGGGCGCCTACAACATCGCCGGCGAGGGCACGGTCAGTCTCTCGGAGATCGGTGAGGCGCTCGGCGCCCGGCCGGTCCCGTTCCCCAAGATCGGCGTGAAGGTCGCGGCGGAGGCGGTCAAGCGGCTGCCATTCATGCCCTCGGCCGCCGAGTGGATCCACATCGGGCGTACCTCGGTCGTCATGGACACCACGAAGGCGCACGACGTATTGGGTTGGCGGCCGCAGTTTTCCGCCCAGGACACGTTGGGTGCGTTGGCCTACTCGCTGGAGTGA
- a CDS encoding alpha/beta hydrolase, with amino-acid sequence MTSTQKSVGPDRIVRYGDHPDQHIAVRTPRATPRWTAVLVHGGYWRSPYKLDLMDPMADSLSAHNVATWNVEYRRPDEHGWAATTADLAAALQAVEVDTPIVVIGHSAGGQLALRGVADLPVGSRPTLAVSLAGVIDLERADQFDMGDGAVANALGHHWSGDSPDDVASSPRHRLPLGIPQIVACGLDDDPHLLDFSRDYSAAALTAGDVLTEIHSAGDHFDIIDPVAPLWAEVLAGIELALGSGRVDA; translated from the coding sequence GTGACCTCGACACAGAAATCCGTAGGCCCCGACCGGATCGTCCGCTACGGCGACCACCCCGACCAGCACATCGCCGTGCGCACACCCAGAGCGACGCCCCGATGGACCGCGGTGCTCGTCCACGGCGGGTACTGGCGCTCGCCGTACAAGCTGGATCTGATGGACCCGATGGCCGACTCGCTGTCAGCGCACAACGTGGCTACCTGGAACGTCGAGTACCGACGACCCGATGAGCACGGTTGGGCGGCCACGACGGCTGATCTCGCAGCGGCGCTTCAAGCGGTCGAGGTGGACACCCCGATCGTGGTCATCGGTCACTCGGCGGGCGGTCAGCTCGCGCTGCGCGGGGTGGCCGACCTGCCCGTCGGGTCGCGTCCGACGCTGGCGGTGTCGTTGGCCGGGGTCATCGACCTCGAGCGGGCGGACCAGTTCGACATGGGCGACGGCGCCGTCGCCAACGCGCTCGGACACCACTGGAGCGGCGACTCCCCCGACGACGTCGCGTCATCACCCCGACACCGCCTGCCGCTCGGCATCCCGCAGATCGTCGCCTGCGGCCTCGACGACGACCCGCACCTGCTCGACTTCAGCCGCGACTACTCCGCCGCAGCTCTGACGGCCGGGGACGTGCTTACCGAGATCCACTCGGCAGGGGACCATTTCGACATCATCGACCCGGTCGCACCGTTGTGGGCCGAGGTCCTCGCCGGCATCGAGCTCGCGCTGGGTTCAGGACGCGTGGACGCTTAG
- a CDS encoding kynureninase, which produces MTTEDRAAALDAADPLRPFVDRFVTGGGVQAYLDGNSLGRPTRVTAERMRTFVDDEWGGRLIRGWDERWFELPLTLGDRIGAVTLGAKPGQTVVGDSTTVLLYKLMRAALALRADRTEIVLDRGNFPTDRYLAEGIAGETGAVLRWIDPPFDGGVTADAVAEVISDRTALVLISHVAYRSGHLLDAQAITGLAHTHGALVLLDVCHSAGSVAMDLDGWDVDLAVGCTYKYLNGGPGAPAFAYVAQRHLDDIVQPIWGWMGAADSFEMGQGYVPAQGIRRILSGTPAVLGMLPMADMLDLIEEVGVEAVRAKSVALTSFALELVDELLTPFDVEVSTPRDPAERGGHITIDHPAFRAITPRLWRSGIIPDFRGPTGIRLGLSPLSTTFDEVRLGIEAIRDELSVHAS; this is translated from the coding sequence ATGACCACCGAGGACCGAGCCGCCGCCCTCGACGCCGCAGACCCGCTGCGTCCCTTCGTCGACCGCTTCGTCACCGGCGGGGGAGTGCAGGCCTACCTCGACGGCAACTCGCTCGGACGGCCCACGCGGGTGACCGCGGAACGGATGCGCACATTTGTCGACGACGAGTGGGGTGGCCGTCTGATCCGCGGGTGGGACGAACGGTGGTTCGAGCTACCGCTCACTCTCGGTGACCGCATCGGCGCCGTCACCCTGGGCGCCAAACCGGGTCAGACCGTGGTCGGGGATTCCACGACGGTGTTGCTCTACAAGCTCATGCGCGCGGCTCTCGCGCTGCGCGCCGACCGCACCGAGATCGTCCTCGACCGCGGCAACTTTCCCACCGACCGCTACCTCGCCGAGGGCATCGCCGGCGAGACCGGCGCGGTACTCCGATGGATCGACCCGCCGTTCGACGGTGGCGTCACGGCCGACGCTGTGGCGGAGGTGATCTCGGACAGAACCGCGCTGGTGCTCATCAGCCATGTCGCCTACCGGTCCGGGCATCTGCTCGACGCCCAGGCCATCACCGGGCTCGCCCACACCCACGGCGCGCTCGTCCTGCTCGACGTCTGCCACTCCGCCGGGTCGGTGGCCATGGACCTCGACGGCTGGGACGTCGACCTCGCCGTCGGCTGCACCTACAAGTACCTCAACGGAGGTCCGGGTGCGCCCGCGTTCGCCTACGTCGCCCAGCGACATCTCGACGACATCGTCCAACCGATCTGGGGCTGGATGGGTGCCGCCGACTCGTTCGAGATGGGACAGGGTTACGTTCCCGCGCAGGGCATCCGACGCATCCTGAGCGGCACCCCGGCGGTCCTCGGGATGCTCCCGATGGCCGACATGCTCGATCTGATCGAGGAGGTCGGGGTCGAGGCCGTCCGCGCGAAGTCGGTGGCGCTCACGTCGTTCGCTCTCGAACTGGTCGACGAGCTGCTCACGCCGTTCGACGTCGAGGTGTCCACGCCGCGGGACCCGGCCGAACGCGGCGGTCACATCACCATCGACCACCCGGCGTTCCGCGCGATCACCCCGCGGCTCTGGCGCAGCGGCATCATTCCCGACTTCCGTGGTCCCACCGGCATCCGACTCGGACTCAGTCCGCTGAGCACCACGTTCGACGAGGTCCGCCTCGGCATCGAGGCGATCCGCGACGAACTAAGCGTCCACGCGTCCTGA
- a CDS encoding ParA family protein, which yields MTSVIATISLKGGVGKTTVTAGVAEFMAGEFGRRVLVVDLDSQINLTTMFLGDERWVKLNAAGHTLATVFADAVDQTSEFSLPDTLQRDVSTVSGVAGLDLIPSSLDLIEVTEELSAMRVRRDDTLAGVSALRDALELVVDQYDYVLIDCPPNMGPVTLNGLAMADGYIIPTIPDVLSTYGIPQVQTYIGRFGEEIGRRIVELGVVITKFKANSSVHKETVTRLRRDSTIQNVLPGYLGEANSIAAAAEFGSHASLRAKYGSRGQFDQFRELTRTIMVEADDKLPLRQLGT from the coding sequence ATGACCTCGGTGATCGCGACGATCAGCCTCAAGGGCGGCGTCGGGAAGACGACGGTCACCGCCGGCGTCGCCGAGTTCATGGCCGGCGAGTTCGGCCGTCGCGTCCTCGTCGTCGACCTCGACTCGCAGATCAACCTGACGACGATGTTCCTCGGCGACGAACGCTGGGTGAAGCTCAACGCCGCAGGACACACGCTCGCCACTGTGTTCGCCGACGCGGTCGATCAGACGTCGGAGTTCTCACTGCCGGACACCTTGCAGCGCGACGTGTCGACGGTGTCCGGGGTCGCCGGACTCGACCTCATCCCGTCGTCGCTCGACCTGATCGAGGTCACTGAGGAACTCAGCGCGATGCGGGTTCGCCGCGACGACACCCTCGCCGGGGTATCAGCACTTCGCGACGCCCTGGAGCTGGTGGTCGACCAGTACGACTACGTGCTGATCGACTGCCCGCCCAACATGGGTCCGGTGACGTTGAACGGTCTGGCCATGGCCGACGGGTACATCATCCCGACCATCCCGGATGTGCTGTCCACCTACGGCATCCCGCAGGTGCAGACCTACATCGGGCGCTTCGGCGAGGAGATCGGCAGGCGAATCGTCGAACTCGGAGTGGTGATCACCAAGTTCAAGGCCAACTCGTCGGTACACAAGGAGACCGTCACCCGACTCCGCCGTGACTCGACCATCCAGAACGTCCTGCCCGGGTACCTGGGTGAGGCGAATTCGATCGCGGCCGCAGCCGAATTCGGGTCGCATGCGTCGCTGCGGGCGAAGTACGGGTCGCGCGGACAGTTCGACCAGTTCCGCGAGCTGACCCGCACGATCATGGTCGAGGCCGACGACAAGCTCCCACTCCGCCAGTTGGGCACCTAA
- a CDS encoding zeta toxin family protein has translation MTSDPVLHLIVGPNGAGKTTFHDEILRPVTDLPFVNADIIAAELWPGDAAAHAYEAATLASRERQRRIDERLSFVAETVFSHESKLMLIRSAHTAGFQVTLHVVLIPEELAVARVVDRVTNGGHWVPEGKVRERFGRLWTLVRTAIDESDQANVYENTRAAHPFRVVANFSHGRLTGYPDWPTWTPPELIDGRGA, from the coding sequence TTGACCTCCGACCCCGTTCTGCACCTCATCGTCGGACCAAATGGCGCAGGGAAGACCACATTCCACGACGAGATCCTGCGTCCCGTGACCGATCTTCCGTTTGTGAATGCCGACATCATTGCAGCAGAGCTCTGGCCCGGTGACGCCGCTGCCCACGCCTATGAAGCCGCTACGTTGGCCTCGCGGGAACGACAGCGTCGCATCGATGAGCGCCTCTCGTTCGTCGCAGAGACAGTGTTCTCACACGAATCGAAGCTGATGCTCATCAGGTCTGCCCACACGGCAGGCTTCCAGGTGACGCTGCACGTGGTGTTGATCCCGGAGGAGTTGGCTGTCGCTCGCGTGGTTGATCGGGTGACCAACGGTGGGCACTGGGTACCTGAGGGCAAGGTTCGCGAGCGGTTCGGCCGATTGTGGACTCTGGTACGTACCGCGATCGACGAGTCCGACCAGGCCAACGTCTACGAGAACACGAGGGCGGCGCACCCATTCCGTGTGGTCGCGAACTTTTCGCACGGTCGCCTCACCGGGTACCCCGATTGGCCGACATGGACGCCCCCGGAGTTGATCGACGGCCGAGGGGCTTGA
- a CDS encoding TA system antitoxin ParD family protein — protein MATTSPTRVDDELYTSAKLVGGVMSRSAAQQIAHWARIGRELEASPTVAHRDIAEVLDGHRQYDELTVHEQAVVRAEWAERTAERRTDLNLAEKFDREGRSYVELDDDGNVVRHPARDQDSRQA, from the coding sequence ATGGCAACCACATCTCCGACACGAGTCGACGACGAGTTGTACACCTCCGCAAAGCTCGTAGGCGGGGTGATGAGCCGCAGCGCCGCACAGCAAATCGCACATTGGGCGCGCATCGGACGTGAGCTGGAGGCCTCTCCGACCGTTGCGCACCGAGACATCGCCGAGGTGCTCGACGGTCACCGACAGTACGACGAGTTGACTGTCCACGAACAAGCGGTCGTCCGAGCCGAATGGGCTGAACGTACCGCTGAACGCCGTACAGATCTGAACCTGGCCGAGAAGTTCGATCGTGAAGGCCGGTCGTACGTCGAATTGGACGATGACGGCAACGTCGTTCGTCATCCCGCTCGCGATCAGGATTCGCGACAGGCTTGA
- a CDS encoding FAD-binding domain-containing protein, which yields MPLLPTPPAPASGSDHGESIAWVAEHLGDLARESPTDITAGGFTGGQVAADTALAGVDITGYARDRSTVLPVDRRGASRMSPYIRHGLLPLRTVWDAVSDAPGRDKGRYRDELMWQEYARHLYARVGRDLGASLRRDQPRAGAGSRWTDNPWPDDMKCMETVVGELHTEGWLVNQTRMWLSSQWAVRAGATWRDGEDEMFAHLLDGSRAANRLGWQWTIGTGSGKPYGFSRWQVNKRAPALCRECSLSDNCPIEGWPSDATGPSVDGPYLGAADIPAGPDEVEGPGHADAVWLTAESLGDTDPALDTNPTLPAVFVFDEPLLQRLRLSGKRLVFLAECLGDLAQRRDVEVRRGVVADELADRSVAATWAPVPGWQSISRRVEPVEIHPWPWLVRPGRAPVRSFSAWRKSVGAPGRVN from the coding sequence ATGCCTCTACTGCCCACACCTCCCGCGCCCGCGTCCGGATCCGACCACGGTGAATCGATCGCCTGGGTCGCCGAGCACCTCGGCGACCTCGCTCGTGAAAGCCCCACCGACATCACCGCGGGAGGGTTCACCGGGGGACAGGTCGCGGCCGACACCGCGTTGGCCGGTGTCGACATCACCGGGTACGCGCGTGATCGCAGCACCGTGCTGCCGGTCGATCGACGCGGTGCGAGCCGGATGTCGCCCTACATCCGCCACGGCCTGCTGCCGTTGCGAACCGTGTGGGACGCGGTGTCCGACGCGCCGGGCCGCGACAAGGGTCGCTACCGCGACGAGCTGATGTGGCAGGAGTACGCCCGCCACCTCTACGCCCGGGTGGGTCGCGACCTCGGGGCCTCACTGCGACGCGACCAGCCTCGTGCCGGCGCGGGATCGCGGTGGACTGACAACCCGTGGCCCGACGACATGAAGTGCATGGAGACCGTCGTCGGGGAGCTGCACACCGAGGGGTGGCTGGTGAACCAGACGCGGATGTGGCTGTCGTCGCAGTGGGCCGTGCGCGCCGGGGCAACCTGGCGCGACGGTGAGGACGAGATGTTCGCGCACCTACTCGACGGGTCGCGTGCGGCCAACCGGCTCGGCTGGCAGTGGACGATCGGGACCGGCTCCGGCAAGCCGTACGGGTTCAGTCGCTGGCAGGTGAACAAGCGGGCGCCCGCGCTGTGCCGGGAGTGTTCGCTGTCGGACAACTGCCCCATCGAGGGCTGGCCGTCGGATGCGACCGGTCCGTCCGTCGACGGCCCGTACCTCGGCGCCGCCGACATCCCCGCCGGACCCGACGAGGTCGAGGGCCCGGGTCACGCCGACGCGGTGTGGCTGACCGCGGAATCCCTCGGCGACACCGACCCCGCCCTCGACACCAACCCGACGCTGCCCGCGGTGTTCGTGTTCGACGAGCCGCTGCTGCAGCGGTTGCGACTGTCCGGCAAACGGTTGGTCTTCTTGGCCGAATGCCTGGGTGACCTCGCGCAACGCCGCGATGTCGAGGTCCGACGCGGCGTGGTCGCCGACGAACTCGCCGACCGCTCGGTGGCCGCGACGTGGGCCCCGGTACCGGGATGGCAGTCCATCTCCCGACGCGTCGAACCGGTCGAGATCCACCCGTGGCCGTGGCTGGTCCGTCCGGGTCGGGCGCCGGTCCGCTCGTTCAGCGCATGGCGCAAATCGGTGGGTGCGCCCGGTCGGGTGAACTGA
- a CDS encoding GNAT family N-acetyltransferase has protein sequence MTAARASASVTIRPFTDTDWPQIWPFFAEIVADGETYAFDPAWSSDESRGVWLGGPTSHVVVAVDGERVLGTATMGPNRPARGAHVGTASFMVSPDARGSGVGRLLGEYVIDWHRQEAFAAIQFNAVVETNTAAVALWQSLGFDIIGTVPGAFDSARHGRVGLHVMHLPLTTG, from the coding sequence GTGACCGCAGCACGCGCGTCGGCGTCGGTGACGATCCGACCCTTCACCGACACCGACTGGCCGCAGATCTGGCCGTTCTTCGCCGAGATCGTCGCCGACGGGGAGACCTACGCGTTCGACCCCGCATGGTCGAGCGACGAGTCCCGCGGCGTGTGGCTCGGCGGCCCGACGTCGCACGTCGTCGTCGCGGTCGACGGTGAGCGCGTGCTCGGCACGGCGACGATGGGGCCGAACCGGCCCGCGCGCGGCGCGCATGTCGGGACGGCGAGCTTCATGGTCTCGCCCGACGCACGCGGATCAGGCGTCGGGCGGTTGCTCGGCGAGTACGTGATCGACTGGCATCGGCAAGAAGCGTTCGCGGCCATACAGTTCAATGCCGTTGTCGAGACGAACACCGCAGCCGTCGCGCTGTGGCAGAGCCTCGGTTTCGACATCATCGGAACCGTGCCGGGCGCCTTCGACAGCGCCCGGCACGGTCGGGTGGGCCTGCACGTGATGCACCTGCCACTGACCACGGGATAG
- a CDS encoding aldo/keto reductase family protein produces MAYRYLGNSGLKISEITYGNWLTHGSQVENDIAEKCVHAALEAGITTFDTADVYANGAAETVLGKALSGERREGLEIFTKVYFPVGKLGPNDTGLSRKHISEGINSSLKRLGTDYVDLYQAHRYDHETPLEETIQAFADVVRSGKALYIGVSEWTAEQLQEGQILARDAGFSIISNQPQYSALWRVIEEKVVPTSKELGISQIVWSPIAQGVLTGKYKPGEAPPAGSRATDDKGGDEMIKRYLDDEVLTNVQKLQPIADDLGIKMSQLAIAWVLANDNIAAALVGASRPEQITENVKASEVTLDADVLKKIDEALGSSIIRDASLTKSPEKRIV; encoded by the coding sequence ATGGCTTACAGGTACCTCGGCAACAGCGGTCTCAAGATCTCAGAGATCACGTACGGCAACTGGTTGACCCACGGCTCTCAGGTGGAGAACGACATCGCCGAGAAGTGCGTGCACGCTGCCCTCGAGGCCGGCATCACCACCTTCGACACCGCCGACGTCTACGCCAACGGCGCCGCCGAGACCGTGCTGGGCAAGGCACTCTCGGGCGAGCGCCGCGAGGGGCTGGAGATCTTCACGAAGGTCTACTTCCCGGTCGGCAAGCTCGGCCCCAACGACACCGGCCTGTCACGCAAGCACATCAGCGAGGGCATCAACTCCTCACTCAAGCGCCTCGGCACCGACTACGTCGACCTCTACCAGGCGCACCGCTACGACCACGAGACCCCGCTGGAGGAGACGATCCAGGCGTTCGCCGACGTCGTCCGCTCGGGCAAGGCCCTCTACATCGGTGTGTCGGAGTGGACCGCCGAGCAGCTGCAGGAGGGCCAGATCCTCGCCCGCGACGCCGGCTTCTCGATCATCTCCAACCAGCCGCAGTACTCCGCGCTCTGGCGCGTCATCGAGGAGAAGGTCGTCCCGACCTCGAAGGAGCTCGGCATCTCGCAGATCGTGTGGTCGCCGATCGCCCAGGGCGTGCTCACCGGCAAGTACAAGCCGGGCGAGGCGCCGCCGGCCGGGTCGCGTGCCACCGACGACAAGGGTGGCGACGAGATGATCAAGCGCTACCTCGACGACGAGGTCCTCACCAACGTGCAGAAACTGCAGCCCATCGCCGACGATCTGGGCATCAAGATGTCGCAGCTCGCCATCGCATGGGTACTCGCCAACGACAACATCGCCGCCGCGCTCGTCGGTGCGTCGCGCCCCGAGCAGATCACCGAGAACGTCAAGGCCTCCGAGGTCACCCTCGACGCCGACGTGCTGAAGAAGATCGACGAGGCGTTGGGCAGCAGCATCATTCGCGATGCATCGCTCACCAAGAGCCCCGAAAAGCGCATCGTCTAG
- a CDS encoding WhiB family transcriptional regulator: MNPTLRETTDRLPCLSANADWWFDETPRALHQAQSLCRTCPVMEQCLAGARERREPHGVWGGEIFSNGRVVGHKRARGRPPGNA, from the coding sequence ATGAACCCGACACTCCGCGAGACGACCGATCGCCTCCCCTGTCTGTCGGCGAACGCAGACTGGTGGTTCGACGAAACACCCCGAGCCCTGCACCAGGCGCAGTCGCTGTGCCGGACGTGCCCGGTCATGGAGCAGTGCCTGGCGGGGGCGCGCGAGCGCCGCGAACCGCACGGGGTGTGGGGTGGCGAGATCTTCTCCAACGGCCGCGTGGTGGGTCACAAACGCGCACGCGGGCGGCCTCCGGGCAACGCCTGA